The following nucleotide sequence is from Capra hircus breed San Clemente chromosome 16, ASM170441v1, whole genome shotgun sequence.
CCAGCTGGGCCTCCCGGCGCTGGGCGTGTCCAAGCGGCCGCTGTTTTCCCGCCGGGGAAGCGGCCGTGGGGCAGGCAGACGCGCCCGGTGACGGGCCGGTGACACCTGCCTGGCGCGCCGGCTACTGCCCTCTGCGCGCAGCAACTCCCCTCCCCGCCGGCCCGACCTTGGCAGGGAGCCTCCTCCACACACCACCAGAGCCTTTTCTGGGACTGTTTTTTCTTAGAAACAGGAAGTTGGGGTGTGGGCCACACGTCCCGCAGGTCAAGGCCCCGCCGTCGGCAGAGCATGGTGGAGGTTTGGACCAATGGGAATGCGGCAGAGCATGGTGGAGGTTTGGACCCATGAGAATGCGCCACCCTGCCTAACTCCTGCAAGTCTCGGCGCCCGATGGAAGCCCAAGGGTGGACGgtgggagaagaggggaggggaaCAGGAGAAGCAGGGCTTGGCCGCCCGGTTCTGCTGCCCACTGGGCTGTAGCCCCACCTCCGGGTCACTCAGCCTGTCGGGGCCACCTCCACGAGGGCAGCCCCAGGCGTGTGGAGCAGGGGTACTGGTGCTCTCCTTCCGGCCCCGGCCCTGCCACCAGGCCTGTCCTTAAACGTGAGCAAGTGTGCATACTCACTGGAGCAAGAGCCTACCCGCAAGGCCAGGAGATCGCAAGCTCCAGACAAGGGGCGGCGCCCGTCCTGGGCCTGAGGACCTGGGTCTCCCATCCAGCCTCTGggggcccagccctgcctctcctccaggggagccccAGAGGTTTCACTGGACAGGGTAGGGGTCTGCCCTTGTCTGACACCTTGTGTTCCCAGGGCACCTGTCCTGGCAGTTCCCCTGCCAGCCACTGTGGTGGGCGCCCCGTGGAGGGATACTGTGGACACTGCCCTGgatgcccagcccagccctcctaGCCACATCTGCCCACCTGGCCTAGACATGCTCCAGGCCCAGCCAGGGTCAGcagctgcccacccccacccttctgGCCAGAACAGGGAGGTTTGTTTTGGAGGCTTTCAGGcaggcccccaccccagccctcactGTGGACCTGGGGGCCCCAGGGTGACAGAGGGTGGAGCCTAGGAGGGCTTGTGGGGTGGGCCCTGACCTGAGTCCATGCACACTTGATTTCCAGCTGGCACGGCACCTGGCACCTTCTGACTTGGTGTGAGAGAGGAAGATCGGGGGAGGGAACCTGAGGAGCAGATGTGGGGACAAGGAGGGGAAGGGCAGGCACCCCAACACTCAGCTGCCAGGGTGTGGGCCCCACGGCCACACCCACAGCCTGCCTGGGTGCCTGGTGAAGGGTGGGGGGACCTGACACCACCCGcctccctggggctgcagagCCACACCATGACGGGGGCTCAGCCATGTACCTGCTTGCCCTCTCTGCTGGACCCAAGTGGCCCTGGACACACATGCTCGATGGGGCCTTACAGAGAAGGTGACCTCAAAGTCCTTCCAGCACAGGATGCCTTATCCCTGGAGGGTTCCGGAACAGGCCTCCATGGCAGCAGGAGTGACCCACGCGAGAGCCTGGTCCAAGCTTCCTGCCAGCAGGGCGCCTGCCAGGCCGGGTGCAGAGCAGGAAGGCCCGACCCCAGCCCAGCCAGACACCTGACTGGCACAGGATGCTCCAAGACAAGCCAGGTCCACCTGCCTGCCCACCCCCTGCCGTGGGGCCACCTGCTCCAGAGCTGGGAGTCCCGCCCAGTGGCCCCAGACCTGGCACAGGCCTGGATGCAGATGGCCCCATGTGGGGGGCTGCCTGCAGTGCCCACGTCTCCAACCCTTGGGGGTAGGGAACAGCAGACACCCAGGTCCCCAAAGTTCTGCCCCCGCCCCTCCCAGGGTTGCCCGTCAGCAGGCAGAACAGACACAGGAGGGTGCAGGGCTGCTGTCCCCTGAGCACAAGGGTTTCTGTGGGGAGGACACAGGATCCTCTCCATGCCCTGGTTTCACATCCCGCTGACAGCCACACCGTTTCCTGAGGGTCCAGACTGGCCTGGGGGCCAGGCCAGAGCACAGACCAGCCTGGCTTTTTCCCTGCGGGATTCCACTTCCCTGCAGCGGGTCACCCCCTCCCTGGTGAGCATGGTATGGAGAGAGGCCTTGGGACGTCGTGAAGCAGCCTGATCTGATCTGGACCCGCTTGTAGCATGTTCCAGCCGTTCTCTTCCTGGCCAACAAGGAGTGACCCTGGGACAAGACAACCAGAAACCAGGGAGCGGATAGTGGGGGTTAAGGGTAGGCTGGGTTCTGGGGCCAGGTGGGCCAGGGAGGGGCTGCTGGCCAGAGCTGGGCTGTGCtggagggtgggtggggtggaAGCTGGGGGCCACACTGAGCACCAGGGGTCAGAGGAGGGAGGACAGGCTGTGCCAGCTGTTCCTATAAAGGGCAGGCGGCTTCCTCTTTCCACACGGCGCGCCTGGCACCCGCCTCCACAGACAAGGGCCCAGCTCTCAGCCTGCGGTCAGCCCCCTTGACCACAGGACGCTGGGCGGGGGTGGGCGGGCCAAACTGAGGCTCTGGGGCTGGCAGcctaggggaggggtggggacccCAGGACAGAGACAGGCAGGCACAGCTGAGAGcccagggggctggggtggggccccGGCTGCCTGTGACCGAGGAGAAGtgaaagctgggggtgggggccacaGGGCAGGGACAGAAGCTGGGGAGCTGAGTAGGTTCCCAGGAGCACCCCTGCCCCAGGCTCACTTCACCCTAAGCCTCGGGGAGGGGCCTGGGAACCAGCACCAACGTGGGCAGGGACACACAGGCCAGTCTAGGTGACAGGCCTAGGGGGTCCCTACAGAGGCCCTGGCTGGTGTGGCAGTCCCGAGCCTGGGGACCAGAAGTAGGGGTGGGGGGCTGCCAGGAATCCCCAAAGAGGGGCCCTTCTCTCCCTGAGGCTCTCTGACCTTCAATGAGGGCTTGGGGAGTTCTGAGGGCAGATGGTCCCCACCCTGTCTTCTCTGGGCTGGGGTGCTCAGGGCCCTTTATGCTGGCAGGTCACATCCAGAGATGAAGGCCAGAGTGGTGCTGGAAGGTGATGAGCCTGGAGCCCCAGGGGCTGTGCTCAGCCCACCTCCAAGGCCCCTCATGACAGGCTGAGCAGCGCACTGGGTGTGACGACCCTGACTGCACACATGCgcccatgcacacacagacagacacacacacacacacacacacacacggccctCCAGCGGGCTCCCCAGCCTCCCTTGGGGAtacctccaccccacccacaccTCCTTGTGGCCGAGACTTCAGGTGAGATGTGGACCATCAGAGCGGTGAGCCAGGAGGCCCCAGGTGCTGGGTGCAGATGAGGAGAGGCCCTCGCACCCGTCTCTGGGGCAAGCTCAGGCTGCGGAGGGCACGGTGTCCACAGTGGGGATGAGGCCCTgcggggatgggggagtctggacACGGACAGGTAGAGCCAGGAGGCCCCGGGTGCTGGGCGCAGATGAGGAGAGGCCCTCACACCCATCTCGGGACAAGCTCAGGATGCAAAGCACATGGTGTCCACACGGGGATGAGGCCCTTCGGGGATGGGGGTGGTCTGGACACGGACAGTTGCCACCCCCATCACACTGCCCACCCTGCTGGGCTCTGTGCAGGTCTTGAGGAAGGCGTGCGTATCTGGCATAAGTGAACAAGGTTTCAGCTGCTCTTGACTCGCATCCACACTTGCAGGGGCGCCCCTGGGACCCTCAACAGGCCACAGTGGGTGGCCGTCCACTCAGGAAACCTGAGAAGACATTACTGGATGGCGCACTGGATGTCCGGGCATGAGGCAGTGGTCAGGACAGAAGGGCTGCCCAGCCCAGCAACAGGCACATGCAGTGTCTGGTCACTGACCtttctgccctcccctcccaccctgggCACACGGGGCCAGGAGTGCCCAGGGGCCATGCTCACCTCACCTCATGTAGGGCAGTGCCTAAAGGTCCAGCCCTGCTGGGGGAAGGGGGACCTCTGGGAGTCAGACCCAGGTGACATTTGCATCTAGGGGGCAGAGGGTGTGGGGGCCTTGGTCATGCCCCATGAGGGGGGTCTGTCACCCACACCTCGGGGCCCCTGCTTCCGTCCCATCTGCAGCCTGACCTTTCAGACCCAAGGTGACACCCGGCGACCCTGGCCCCGCTGCCCCCCGCCTGGCCTGGGTGGAGACCCGCCCCTGGGTGGGGTGGAGCCTGCTTCCTTGTCCACACCACAGCCTATCCTGCTTCCCCCCAAGGGCTCCAGGGGAACACCACTGGGCCCAGCTCTGGGGGGCTTACTAAGGATGGGGGAGGAGGTAGGGACCCAGGGGTCTCCTAGGCTGGGGTCCGTTCCTCCAGGTGACCTATGAGGCCCTGGGAtctgggctgggaggctgggcctGGGTGGTGAAAGGCAGCCTAGAGAGGTGAGGTCCAGCATCAAGGGGCAGGGGGGTCTGGAGAAGCCCCCAGGGAGTCACACAGGTAGGGGTGGGGGCTTTGCTTATCTTTTAGGGCGGCATGTTGGGGTCTGCAGTTCTGAGGCCGCTGGCTCCCTCCCCATTAAGACATGAGACAGCTCTGCAGGGGACTGGCCACCTACTCCAGCAGGCAGATGAGGTGTCCCCATGGATGCCCACAGTACGAGGAGGAGCCACAGTTCAGCGTGACcaagagggagaggcagagggccCCAGCCAGGACCTGCCCACTTGTCAATGGAGTCAGTGGAGACTGAAGGACCCCAGGGTCTGATGGGAAGACAGGCACCCCCTTACTCTTCCTGGGCGCAGGCCTGGTGGTagcccagggaggggcagggccaACCCTGAACTTGATTGTGTCATGTCATCTGTTTGGGGGAGGGGCGTCGAAGGACTGACGGGTAcacagagaaatagagaaatatgccaagctctttcttttttctttttaaatcaggcATTTATAAACAAGAAAGCATACattaattacataaaaatagTTTTCGAATAGTAGAGTAAGTCGTCATATTGTcattagcagcagcaaaggagagaaggggacggcgATGCGGACGCTCCTGGCGGGCACCAGGGTGgagctgtggtttttttttccttaattgaaaaaaaaaaaagtgtcatttgTGACTCCTGACTTAAAGCAAGAACAAGACAGCCCCCCAAGCCCGGTGAGCAGGCATGAAGGACGGGTGGGGTTGCCCAGGAAGCTGGTGGGCGTGTTCTTCCTCTGTTAGAAACAACCCAGAAAAGAGGACAGCTACCAGTAAGGAGAGAGTCCCGGGGGAGGACCCACCATGTACACATATGATACACGAGTGTAAGAGGAGAGAGTATTTACACGGTCGCTTTGTACACTGGCGAGTTCTGTACGAAAAGCAGGACACTATGTGAGTGAGTTAGCTGCTCCATAGATATGaatgttattgctgttgttttttccctTCGTTAAAAATCTTCTTTCAGCATAGAAATAATGAGTGATTAAACTGAATACACGGTCATTCTGGTAATGGGTATTACACACGGGGAGAGTCAACAGCCTACGGAGAGATGCCTCTTCTGAAAGAAATGCAACTGTAGCTGCGAGGCAGGAGCCTGGGGACCATGCCCCCAAGGACGGGGATGGGGACAGACAGCCCCTCGCCGGCCTCGCCCGCAGCTGCCACTGGCTCTGGCAGGTCATGGGACCCTCAGAGTGGGCctaggggcgggggtgggggggaatgagGCTGCCCAACCCCACCGCCATACCTCAGctcttcccagtatcagggaccAAGCTGGATGGTGGCGGGGCAGACCGAGCTGATGGTCAGATGTGCAGGTGAGCAGAAGGGAGGTGAGGGGACACATTGCCCCCATGTGCAACTTGGAAAAATGTGTCTCCCTCTGGAGTCTAAAAACTCAGAAGGTGAATGGAGCAAACCCGGTGGCCTCGGGTGGCAGGTCCCGGGGGCCCTGCGACCTCACTGCAGGTTCAGACGGCGACAGAGCACAGCCGCACAGAAGCACACTGACACACTCAAAGCTTTGCTCCAACTAAATCATTTAGTTTCCCTTGAAGAAATGGCTGGAAAACACAACTCTGGAAAAACAAGGGTAAACACAGCATTCTGAGTGTTGCGTGACACAACCGACCCTCTACACGACACGGTAATAATGCCCATCGGTGGATATACGTATGGCAGAGGTTTAAAAGTCCATGCATACAGATTTAATAActgcaaagaaaaacagaagcaaaaaaatttttaaaaaagaaaaacaaccaaacGCACGCTGCATATACACGGTGTCCCTTTTGCATTGCACTTTAGAAGGGGGGCTGGCAGCACCCAGCCCTGACCCAGCAAACCAAGGGCAGAACCCCTCCACCAACGTGGCCACCCGAACTCTGCTCTACTCGGCGGCCATGGCACCACCTCCCATGGCCACAGCTGCCGGGTGCTGGGACAGATGCGGGCAGAGGGTTCCGGTCAGGTCTCTCCGTGTAAATAAATACCATGATTTAGGTCAGGGAGCCACCTGGTCTACTGGGAACTCATTTTTCAAGCTTGGGCATAAGAAACCTTATACAATTCGCATACAGTTAAGAGTAAACGCGATTATTTGGAATAAATGCAGGTAACTCATTGTGATCATGGCAGATCCAACAGCTACTGGAGACGTATTCTGGGGGAAGAAGACGAGTCAGGGTTTGCTGTACAAGACGCTGGAAGGCACAGAACCACCCCCCGAAGTTCAGTTTTTGCGTTTTCGTTTCGTGTGATTCCCTTGTTCAACCAAGCACCAGAGGGGTTTCTAGACACTCGAGCACTTAGGATGTGGATGCTCTAGAAATCGGTTTGCAGTATCTGAAAGTAAAAACCTCAGTTAACTGGGGAataaaaagagaaggggaaggttTTTGACAAAGTGCAGTTCTAAGTATACGTTTAAATGAAcgaacaaacaaaaggaaaaagaaaaactgaaataatgctGTGTTTGTTGCAATGCTGCAGCCTCGGCCCAAACAGAAGGCGTGCTGCCGGCCAGATGAAGGGGCGCGAGGAGGAGGGCGAGTGCCCGGCCAGCGCGGACCCACCTCCGCCACCCCGCCAAGCACCCCTGCAGACGCCTCTGTGGGGCGGCAGCTGGACGGAGGGGCGCGTGGAGGAGGGCACATGCCCGGCCAGCGCGGACCCACCCCCGCCGCGCCTGAGCACCCCTGCGGACGCCCCTGCAGACGACCCTGTGGGTGGCGGGGGACGGTAGGTGGGTAAGGCGGCAGTGTTCCAGCTCGCGTGCACGCGGCACTCCCCGGGTCCTCCCCTGACAGTGCGGGAGACAGGTCCTTGTCGCTGAAAAAATAGACTCTGGAGAAAAACCCTTCGTGTGGTCACGCGGCCGCAGGTGCAGACAAGCTGCGATGGCTTCGAGGGGCAGGACGGGGGCCACCCCGGCTCCCATGTGGGTCCTCGGGGGGCATCATGTGTGGGTGGGGCTTTTAAAAGTTAGTCATTAAAAAACGTGTTGATTTTTCTGAATATCAAGTCTCCTTATTGGTTTTAAATAGCTTATAACAAAAGTGTAAATGTTAGAACGTTCCGGCAAGCAGAGGGCCAGCCACAACCACCGAGCTGGCCTCATCTCTGGGGCAGTTGGGAACCGGCTTGCACGCTTGAACTTGGCCAGTAGAAAATTTTGCAGTGGATTCCAAAAGTATGTGGTTCCAAACACTTGCTTGGTTCTAGGCACAGTAAGACGTTGTGCTATAAGGACTGGAGGGGGGCGTCCTGCTGGCACGGAGCCCCAaccccgccgcccgcccgccttGTGGCATCCGCCCTGCGCAGCAGACAGTGGGTTCAGCTAGGGCTCCAGCTCGGCCGTGCTCTCGCCACCTGCAGCCTCGGAGTGGGGCCGCGGCCACAGCTGCTCCTGCAGCCCCTTCACCACCTTCTCCAGGTGCTCCCGGGCCTCCCGCTCTCGCAGCAGGTCGGCCCGCAGCTGCTCACGATCGGCCTCTGCGTGCTGCAGCTTCACCTGCAGGTCCTCGATCTGAAAGGGACGCCTGCATTAGCCAGCTGCTCCCCACCCACCCTGTCACTGCCTGGCCCCGGGCTGACCCTCCGGCCATCACACACTCGCCTCCCACGCCACCCACTGGACCTGCTGGTGAGCTCAGTAGGAGGACTAGCACCGTCTCCAAAGACCCTAAGACAGGGGACGACACCcaacccccatccctgggagcctGCTGCTCAGCATGGCCATGGGGACCAGCTGAGACATTCACGGGCATGTGAGGGTGAGctcagccctcctccaggacaaGAGAGGAGAGCCTGGGGCCACATCACCCCACGGAGGACGGGCCCGAAGCCGAGCAGCTCCCCACATACAGACAGCCTGGCAAGGAGGGGAGGGACCCTGAGATGCCAAGGGCGCACCCGCCACCTCTGCCTCCCGTGGCTCCCTGCGCACCTGGGCCGAGTACTTGGCCCGCAGGCGGCCAGCCTCGCAGCCCTTGTCACACACGCGGGCTTGCCGCGCCTGCTCCAGCTCCCGCTTCAGGCGCAGCCGCGCCTCGTTGGCCTCCTTCATCTTCTTCTCGTTCTCCGCACGGAGCCGCTCGATCTCCTTCCGCAGGCTGCGCTTGGCCTCCGTGGCCTCCCGCAGCTTCTCCTTCTTGGCCACTCGCAGAAACTCCAGCTCCTGAGGTGAGGAGCCAGCTCAGGGGCGCccccacgccaggcctccccagcaCCCGCCTGCCCCATAGGTCCCTGTCCCCTCCAAGCACTGCCCACAGCCCCTGGGTGTATCCTCAGTATCAGGGAGGGGCTCACCCGGGCACCGCACCATCTGAGGGCCCCAGAGGCCCCATGGCCAGATGGAGAGGAGGTGGCCCTTCTGGGGACTCAGCCCCACCCCTGCAAACATGCTCATGAATATGCATGTGGGAAATCACACCTCCAACCAGAACCAGGGAGACGGAGGGGTGCTGAGTGAGCAAGCGGTTGCAAGCTGGCTCTGGGGCTGGCAGGGCTGTGCTGAGTGAGCCCACATGCCAGACACTGGCTGAGGTGTGAGAGCAGAAGAGACCAGGGGGCCCAGGCTGCAGAGCCCTGGGTGACAGCCCCGCCCTCCCAGGTGCTGAGGACTCGTTAATCAAGTCAGGTGGGCAGGGGAGGCCAGCAGAAGCCTCTTGGAAAGGAAGTAAGTGCCCCGGGGGAGTGGCCTGGGGCCTGGTGTGGGGACGGGTGTGCAGCCACTCACCTGGTGCAGACTGCGCTTGGCCTGCAGGGCGGCACtcagcttctcctcctgcttcacaCGCATCTTCACCACCTCGTGCAGGAACTTCTCTTTGGCTTCCTTGGTGTCCAGGCCGCCCTCCAGAGCCTGCCGCAAGTGCTCCAGCTCCGCCTCCAGCCCGCTGCTCGGGGTGTCGGTGGGGGCCATGGCATCAGGGGCGGCAGGGGCCGCGGGCGGGGCAAGCAGGCCTGGGGAGCTCAGGTCCTTGGCGGAGCTGGATGAGGTAAAGGATGGAGAGGACAGCGAGGACAGGGAGGAGGTGActgcagagacagacagacagagatgcAAGTCAGCAGAGCATCCTCTCCCAGGATGGGACCCTCCCAGGAGGACCGACCCCCTAAGAACAGATGGGCATGGGCACTCACACTCCTCTCGGCTCTCCACCTCCACCTCAGCCTCCGAGTCCTTGTCCTCCTCGGGGGCAGGCCCGGGTGCTGGTGTCTCCGGGGCTCCAGGGGTGTCTGCAGGTAGCTTCCGCTTCCGGGGCTGGATGCAGGCGGGGAGGGGCTCAGGGGCCCGGGAGACGACCGTGGCGCAGGGCGGGCTGCTCACTGCCTTGTGCTGGGCTGGCGGGGCCAGGGCCACGTTGGGGGCCACGCCCGTCTCAAAGCTCTTGTAGGAGTAGAAGCTGTGGGAGACACAGCAGGTGCTGGGTCCTCGACAGCTGCCCTGGCCCCTGCACGACCCCCATAGCAGGCCCTGCTCCCACAGAGAGTGTGAGGGAGCAGACACTTCAGCCTAGGGCAGCTGGAACACGGCTCCCAGCCACCATGCATTGTGTGCCACCAACTTTAGAGCACAGAAAACCTAGACACCCTCCCCCATACCACCAAAGGACCAGCACTTCTGCGACTGCCTTACCCGGAGAGCTGGGGCCTGACACGAGGCCTCCAGACCGCCCGCCCGCCAAGCTTAGAGACGATTAAAGTGGGAACCTGATTAAAGCAGGAACCTGCTTCTCTGGCTGGTCTGCAAGCCCCGTGGGTCATGGCTGGTGGTCACGGCGGGAGGGTCACTCACCTGTCTCGAATCAGGGCTGGGAGGTGCGGGGAGAGCTCTTTGTCACTCGCGGAAACCGCAGGGGACCAGGGTCGGAAGGCGGAGAGGCGCTGGCGAGGGTGGACGCAGCCCAGGCTCTGTGGGAACAGGGGCTGTCAGAGGGGGGCCCCAGGCCACTCCGCCCCCGCCCCAGCTGCCAGGGCCACGCGCCACACCTTGCTGGAGGAGCTGGCCAGGGTCCGCAGCCAGCCTGGCTGCTTGTCCTTCTCGGAGGACGTGGGGTGCTGGGAGGGGGTGTCATCTGCTTTTCTTACAGAGGCCGGGGGATCAGAGACCTGTGAGAGACACAGAAGTTCCCGCTGACACGCTGGGTAGGACGCAGCCACACATGAGGCATGCCCAGGGACACGCAGACCCCGCAGGCACACATCGCATGGTGCGCCTGGTCCAACGCGGGCCTGACAGCTGGCAGAGGCCAAGGACCCACAGCACGTCAGCTCAGAAGGGACCCCTGCCCACCCCAACTCGGGCTGACAGGTCTGGAAGGGGCAGCGGCAGGCAGGCTCGCGGGCTGAGCACAGGGCCCTGTTGGGGTTGCCTAGAGCTTTCCAGGGGCGTCTCATGTAGCGCCCCCAGAGCTCTGGGCTTCACCACATGGTACTAATTTTAGAAACTTCTTGTGGGGCTGGGCCAGCTGCATGACGGGTGAGCAGAAAGCTCGGGCCCTGTCCCGTCCCTGCTGGAAGGAACAGCCCCAACATGAACTGAGTGCACTCAGCCCGCTGAGAAAGCCCCTGGACGTCCCCAAGTCTCGTGTAGGGGAAGGAAGCTTGGGACACACGAGTCTTGTGTCTGCTGGATACTGTAGCCGGAGCAGCCTCCAGGGCTGGTGTCAAACTGCCCCCTGCCTGCTGGCCCCAGGGAACAGCTGGAGAGAATACCGAACCCCAGAACTGGCCCTGAGGGGCCTGCACTTCCAGGGCTGTGGGGAAGGAAGTGGTTGGTCAGCTGCCGTGCTCAGCAGGGTCATCACAACAAAACTCAAGGGACGGAGCCAACTGGGTGCAAGACCACCAGGGCAACAGAGCCCACATTTCTGGGTGTGTGCAGGGGCCACTCCCAACCCCACAGCCAAAGCTCCCTAACTCCACTCCAGGAAACCTGGAACCCTCGGGCCCAGACCCGTGGGGCTGGGCGGCATGCTCTCTGGCCTTGGTCCCAGCACAGGGTGGCTGCGCCTTCAGCCTGCCCACCCAGCCCCTGGGAGACTGGTTGAGGGTCCTTCAGACAGCGTGGACAGACAACTCAGATCTGAACACACCTGGTGCTCTTgctggggcggggcaggggggcggTGAAGGGGAAAGGAGCTAGGCGATGCCTGGGGGCCTC
It contains:
- the SKI gene encoding ski oncogene; the protein is MEAAAGGRGGFQPHPGLQKTLEQFHLSSMSSLGGPAAFSARWAQEAYKKESAKEAGAAAVPAPVPAAAEPPPVLHLPAIQPPPPVLPGPFFMPSDRSTERCETVLEGETISCFVVGGEKRLCLPQILNSVLRDFSLQQINSVCDELHIYCSRCTADQLEILKVMGILPFSAPSCGLITKTDAERLCNALLYGGAYPPPCKKELAASLALGLELSERSVRVYHECFGKCKGLLVPELYSSPSAACIQCLDCRLMYPPHKFVVHSHKALENRTCHWGFDSANWRAYILLSQDYTGKEEQARLGRCLDDVKEKFDYGNKYKRRVPRVSDPPASVRKADDTPSQHPTSSEKDKQPGWLRTLASSSSKSLGCVHPRQRLSAFRPWSPAVSASDKELSPHLPALIRDSFYSYKSFETGVAPNVALAPPAQHKAVSSPPCATVVSRAPEPLPACIQPRKRKLPADTPGAPETPAPGPAPEEDKDSEAEVEVESREEFTSSLSSLSSPSFTSSSSAKDLSSPGLLAPPAAPAAPDAMAPTDTPSSGLEAELEHLRQALEGGLDTKEAKEKFLHEVVKMRVKQEEKLSAALQAKRSLHQELEFLRVAKKEKLREATEAKRSLRKEIERLRAENEKKMKEANEARLRLKRELEQARQARVCDKGCEAGRLRAKYSAQIEDLQVKLQHAEADREQLRADLLREREAREHLEKVVKGLQEQLWPRPHSEAAGGESTAELEP